AGAAGGATGTAACTGTgtcgtgtttttgttttttaaactaccAAAGAAACTACTTGCTCCCAGAGCACTACATAGTAATTATTTAACATTCATTTGGGCTCTTTTATGGCCTACACTAGAAGTGCCCCAGTTGAGAGAACTGCAACAGTGAAAAGGAAAGATAATACCCCTGCTTTTACAGTGACTGTTGCCCTTTAGTGCATAGGGGGAGATATGAAAATTTTGTCCTTTTTCCCCTCGCTAAATCGAAATAATTAGTTCTTTTGCAGATTTCATTGTATTTTGAGAGCTCTGATAAGGATGTCTTTCTCTGCTTATTAGTGGTTTTAAGTTAAAGTAATACTATTTATACCCTAGAGTATAAAATAGAAACCTTAATTTTTCTGCAGCTAGAGTTATACAGTTCACAGGATGTTTATTATTGTGTCATTATTGTTTTATGGATTGTTAACAGTTTTTTTCCGAGAATATAGATTGGACTATAAGGGGCGGACATTTGCATTAATAAGGTGATCACACGTCAACTTACTGTGTGGACTAGATGAGTTTTAGGGCCTCCTTCTAATCCAGAGAGTATGGGAGGTATTTAGCATGATTTATATAGCATGTCTTGGCAGTTGAATTTTTGGAAATTTTGAAGTATTactgtttattttgctgtttaaCGTTTTTAGCGCGATGCACTGAGATGTTGTGAATCCTGAATCAGCAATGTTCAACCAACCAGGAGTAGCTCAATTTACAAATAGTATCTTGTGATTTCATACCAATCTGATAGGTAGTGgttcacttcatttcatttttgagattttaTATGCTAGCACCGCCAATTTGACTTGTTCTGAGACCCAGTGAGTGCCATGTTTCACAtttttagaatttgattttttacCTGTGGATCCATAAAAGACTGTTTCTTGATGTATACTCCTTTCAGGATACTCATCTAATTGTGTTTTTTAACCTTCTGCTTGTCTTGCAGTCCCTGCTTCTGTTTGTTATTCCCACACAGACGTCAAGGTGCCTGACTTCTATGACTACCGCCGCCTTGAAGTTTTAGATAGTACGAAGTCTTCCAGAGAGAGCAGCGAGGCTAGGAAAGGTTTCTCCTATATGGTAACTGCAGTAACTACTGTGAGTGTTGCATATGCTGCCAAGAATGTCGTCACCCAGTTCATTTCCACCATGAGTGCTTCTGCTGATGTGTTGGCTATGGCGAAAATCGAAATCAAGTTATCCGATATTCCAGAAGGCAAGAACATGACTTTCAAATGGAGAGGCAAACCCCTGTTTGTGCGTCATAGAACCCAGAAGGAAATTGAGCAGGAAGCTGCAGTTGAATTGTCCCAGTTGAGGGACCCACAGCATGATCTAGATCGAGTAAAGAAGCCTGAATGGGTTATCCTGATAGGTGTTTGCACTCATCTTGGTTGTGTACCCATTGCAAATGCAGGAGATTTTGGTGGTTTTTACTGCCCTTGCCATGGGTCACATTATGATGCATCTGGCAGGATCAGATTGGGCCCTGCTCCTCTCAACCTTGAAGTCCCCCCATATGAGTTCACCAGTGATGATATGGTGGTGGTTGGTTAGAGACTTGGACTCAAGTCATAGGCTTCTTTCAGTCTTTACGTCACCTTAGAAGACTTATTTGAGAGCAAGCCTTCTGTACCTGAAGTTGATTTGAAATATGTAAGAATTGATGATGTGTTTGCAACATTAATGTGAAGTAAATTGAATTTAATGTTGAATACTTTCAAGCATTCACTTAATAAAGCCGCTGTTAAGCATTGTTGTGCTCAGTCATACATTTGAAAGGTACAATGTCTTTTTAGCtaattctaattaaaaattaCAGACTGATGTACAATATACTTGTGAAATCTGTAACTGACTTTATCTTTTTGCCCAAATATTTGCTTCCTGCTTTGCATCAGGGACAGAGATTCTGCAAAGCTCATTGTTGGGATGAAGTAAAATTAACGTGTCATCTCTGAGTCCTGGGAGGTATCTATGGCATTGACAGAAACAGTAGTATCTAGGTATTTCTTATTGACCGGACTTGGTAAGAGTACTCGCTATGCGTTTTCCTCTCTACTGTGTAAGCTGTGTGATAATGTCAGCTCTAATCTGTGGGAAAGAGTCCTGAATGAGGCATTAGTAGCTCTGAGGGTTTATCTTCAGGTCTGGTCTGCTGGTTTTTCTCCTTAAGTGACAGGCCAGGAAATTTTATTAGTCCCTTATGAGTGtaaattaatacttaaaaatCCTTTAGTCTTAATAGGCAGTGATGGGATATTATCTgagagaagctttccaaaatG
The sequence above is drawn from the Macaca thibetana thibetana isolate TM-01 chromosome 19, ASM2454274v1, whole genome shotgun sequence genome and encodes:
- the LOC126943623 gene encoding cytochrome b-c1 complex subunit Rieske, mitochondrial, which produces MLSVAARSGPFAPVLSATSRGVAGALRPLVQATVPATPKPPVLDLKRPFLSRESLSGQAVRRPLVASVGLNVPASVCYSHTDVKVPDFYDYRRLEVLDSTKSSRESSEARKGFSYMVTAVTTVSVAYAAKNVVTQFISTMSASADVLAMAKIEIKLSDIPEGKNMTFKWRGKPLFVRHRTQKEIEQEAAVELSQLRDPQHDLDRVKKPEWVILIGVCTHLGCVPIANAGDFGGFYCPCHGSHYDASGRIRLGPAPLNLEVPPYEFTSDDMVVVG